The Streptomyces vinaceus genome contains the following window.
TTCACCTTGAGCGGCTCCCACCAGGCGCGGTTCTCGCGGTACCACTCGATCGTGGCGGCGATGCCGTCCTCGAAGGTGACCTGCGGGGCGTAGCCGAGCTCCGAGCCGATCTTGCTGATGTCGATGGAGTAGCGGAGGTCGTGGCCCTTGCGGTCCTCGACCTGCTCGACCATGTCCCAGCCGAGGCCCGCCGCTTCGAGCAGCACGCCGGTGAGCTCCTTGTTGGTGAGCTCGGTACCGCCGCCGATGTTGTAGACCTCGCCGGCGCGGCCCTTGCGCATGGCCAGGTCGATGCCGCGGCAGTGGTCGGAGACGTGCAGCCAGTCGCGGACGTTGCCGCCGTTGCCGTACAGCGGGACCTTCTTGCCGTCCATCAGGTTCGAGACGAACAGCGGGATGACCTTCTCCGGGAACTGGTAGTGCCCGTAGTTGTTGGAGCAGCGCGTGACGACGACGTCCATGCCGTGCGTCCGGGCGTAGGCCAGGGCCAGCAGGTCGGACGAGGCCTTGGAGGCGGAGTACGGGGAGTTCGGCACCAGCGGCCACTCCTCGGTCCAGGAGCCCTCGGTGATCGAGCCGTACACCTCGTCGGTGGAGATGTGGACGAAGCGGCCGACGCCGTGCTTGCGGGCGGCGTCGAGCAGCACCTGCGTGCCCACGACGTTGGTCATCACGAAGGGGCCGGCACCGGCGATCGAACGGTCCACGTGGGACTCGGCGGCGAAGTGCACCACCACGTCGTGCCCGGGCATCACCTGGTCGACGGCCTCGGCGTCGCAGATGTCGCCCTTGACGAACTTGTAACCGGGGTGGTCGGCGACCGGGGCGAGGTTGGCCTCGACGCCCGAGTAGGTCAGCTTGTCGAAGACCGTGATCTGGGCCGATGCGTCTGCACCGAGCTGCTGGCGGACGAATTCTGAACCGATGAA
Protein-coding sequences here:
- the rfbB gene encoding dTDP-glucose 4,6-dehydratase, translated to MRILVTGGAGFIGSEFVRQQLGADASAQITVFDKLTYSGVEANLAPVADHPGYKFVKGDICDAEAVDQVMPGHDVVVHFAAESHVDRSIAGAGPFVMTNVVGTQVLLDAARKHGVGRFVHISTDEVYGSITEGSWTEEWPLVPNSPYSASKASSDLLALAYARTHGMDVVVTRCSNNYGHYQFPEKVIPLFVSNLMDGKKVPLYGNGGNVRDWLHVSDHCRGIDLAMRKGRAGEVYNIGGGTELTNKELTGVLLEAAGLGWDMVEQVEDRKGHDLRYSIDISKIGSELGYAPQVTFEDGIAATIEWYRENRAWWEPLKVKAALQK